Proteins encoded together in one Deinococcus hopiensis KR-140 window:
- the hflX gene encoding GTPase HflX, which yields MHGNTSGLRPAQLKSLSNLYRRRIEPGRVGSPELARNLAELSHDIRREVSVLIDRRGRVISVSVADAKGAELPDLRLGENRLSGFHLLHTHPRGGALSKGDLSTLFLRRLDAVSAIEVRDQGQPGLVHTAHLTPPGTVGEEEDWRLLDPAPSFQIDEFDLGAQVSALEEEIARAARTREAKKDRQRALLVQIDQGEFDAEERLSELSELARTAGAEVVYQELIFRRHLKPGTLIGAGKLEELTSKAYHLDADLLIFGQELGPAQAREIEAATGLQVLDRTQLILDIFALHAQGVESRLQVELAQLRYMKPRLLGAGAQLSRIGGSAGSAAGGAIGTRGPGETKLELDRRRINDRISFLEKQLEGVAVRREERRKGRSRNDVPVISIVGYTNAGKSTLLNAFTHAAEEPRRVLAENKLFATLRPTSRQGYLEGIGPVVLTDTVGFIRDLPKDLSRAFRATLEEIGDADVLLHVVDAATPGADTRLDAVNRILEDLGFRNMPTVVALNKADAADPEALAREVERTGGIAVSALQNMGLQELKEALADATSQVQRQELAQREEARERATEYR from the coding sequence GTGCATGGCAACACCTCGGGCCTGCGCCCGGCCCAACTCAAATCCCTGAGCAACCTGTACCGCCGCCGTATCGAGCCGGGACGGGTAGGCTCGCCCGAACTCGCGCGCAACCTCGCCGAGCTTTCACATGACATTCGACGTGAGGTCAGCGTGCTGATTGACCGCCGGGGGCGCGTGATCAGCGTGTCCGTGGCCGACGCGAAGGGCGCGGAACTGCCGGACCTGCGCCTCGGCGAAAACCGCCTCTCGGGCTTCCACCTGCTGCACACCCACCCGCGGGGCGGAGCGCTGAGCAAGGGTGACCTCTCCACGCTGTTCCTGAGGCGGCTGGACGCGGTCTCGGCCATAGAAGTGCGGGACCAGGGACAGCCCGGTCTGGTCCACACCGCGCACCTGACCCCGCCCGGCACGGTGGGCGAGGAAGAAGACTGGCGCCTGCTCGATCCCGCGCCGTCTTTCCAGATCGACGAGTTCGACCTCGGCGCACAGGTTTCGGCGCTTGAGGAAGAAATCGCCCGCGCCGCCCGCACCCGTGAAGCGAAAAAAGACCGCCAGCGTGCCCTGCTGGTCCAGATTGACCAGGGGGAATTCGACGCCGAGGAGCGGCTCTCGGAACTCTCGGAACTCGCCCGCACGGCAGGCGCGGAAGTCGTCTACCAGGAGCTGATCTTCCGCCGTCACCTCAAGCCCGGTACCCTGATCGGCGCCGGCAAACTCGAAGAACTGACGAGCAAGGCGTACCACCTCGACGCCGACCTCCTCATTTTCGGGCAGGAACTCGGCCCGGCCCAGGCGCGCGAGATCGAGGCTGCCACGGGCCTACAGGTGCTGGACCGAACCCAGCTCATCCTCGACATCTTCGCGCTGCACGCGCAGGGCGTCGAGTCGCGGCTGCAGGTGGAACTCGCGCAGCTGCGTTACATGAAGCCCCGGCTGCTGGGCGCGGGCGCACAACTCTCGCGCATCGGCGGCTCGGCGGGCAGCGCGGCGGGCGGTGCAATCGGCACGCGCGGGCCGGGCGAAACGAAGCTGGAGCTGGACCGCCGCCGCATCAACGACCGCATTTCCTTTCTGGAAAAGCAGCTTGAAGGTGTCGCGGTCCGGCGCGAGGAACGCCGCAAGGGCCGCTCCCGCAACGACGTGCCCGTCATCTCCATCGTCGGATACACCAACGCCGGCAAGTCCACCCTGCTCAACGCCTTTACGCACGCGGCGGAGGAACCGCGCCGGGTGCTGGCCGAGAACAAGCTGTTCGCCACCCTGCGCCCCACCAGCCGTCAGGGGTACCTGGAGGGCATCGGCCCGGTGGTGCTGACCGACACGGTGGGCTTTATCCGTGACCTGCCCAAGGACCTGTCGCGCGCCTTCCGCGCCACGCTGGAGGAAATCGGGGACGCCGACGTGCTGCTGCACGTGGTGGACGCGGCCACTCCCGGCGCGGACACCCGCCTCGACGCCGTCAACCGCATTCTGGAGGATCTGGGCTTTCGCAACATGCCCACCGTCGTGGCGCTGAACAAGGCCGACGCGGCGGACCCCGAGGCCCTGGCGCGCGAGGTGGAGCGTACCGGCGGCATTGCGGTCAGCGCTCTGCAGAATATGGGGCTGCAAGAGCTCAAAGAAGCCCTGGCCGACGCCACCTCACAGGTGCAGCGGCAGGAGCTCGCCCAGCGGGAAGAGGCTCGGGAAAGGGCCACCGAGTACCGGTAG
- the purS gene encoding phosphoribosylformylglycinamidine synthase subunit PurS: MPTYQAKVFVTLKPSILDPQGRTVERALSHLDHSNVSGVRVGKYIELTLSGERAEVEAQLADITTNVLSNPVMEDARWELAEA; encoded by the coding sequence ATGCCCACCTACCAAGCCAAAGTCTTCGTCACCCTCAAGCCTTCTATCCTCGACCCACAGGGGCGCACCGTGGAGCGGGCGCTGTCGCACCTGGACCACAGCAATGTGTCCGGCGTGCGCGTGGGCAAGTACATCGAACTGACGCTCAGCGGCGAGCGCGCGGAAGTGGAGGCGCAGCTGGCCGACATCACGACCAACGTGCTGAGCAATCCCGTGATGGAGGACGCGCGCTGGGAGCTGGCCGAGGCATGA
- a CDS encoding substrate-binding periplasmic protein, protein MSIPRVSRRSLLLLTTLLGAAFPSAQAQAGDLQKIQSSGRFRIGFSTDTPGLIEQQNGKVAGFAVELMDMLAREIKVKGVTWQKVENADLLIKNMRDGKLDAIFDVKLPLQLTDVGRTAPFTCTGGVLLSRPGGPEFEEDIKGKSVAVATNSPYFYYVRNLPFEKKVHVFATPDQALLAFLSGSIDALVLDRFDALKMYNRVGASKLQVSPLLWNQYLQVTIPGTARRDSALQAAINQAFTKLQENGTYAKLSKKHFAQDVRCAGWR, encoded by the coding sequence ATGTCTATTCCCCGTGTGTCCCGCCGCTCCCTCCTCCTGCTGACCACCCTTCTGGGGGCGGCGTTCCCCTCAGCGCAGGCGCAGGCGGGCGACCTGCAGAAAATTCAGAGCAGTGGCAGGTTCAGGATCGGTTTTTCCACCGATACCCCCGGCTTGATCGAGCAGCAAAACGGCAAGGTGGCCGGCTTTGCGGTCGAGCTGATGGATATGCTGGCCCGGGAGATCAAGGTCAAGGGGGTCACTTGGCAGAAGGTGGAGAACGCGGACCTGCTGATCAAGAACATGCGTGATGGCAAACTCGACGCTATTTTCGACGTTAAGCTGCCCCTCCAACTCACCGATGTGGGCCGCACGGCCCCCTTCACCTGCACGGGCGGCGTGCTGCTCAGTCGTCCCGGTGGCCCTGAGTTCGAGGAGGACATCAAGGGCAAGAGCGTGGCCGTGGCGACGAACAGCCCCTACTTCTACTATGTCCGGAACCTGCCCTTCGAGAAGAAGGTTCACGTGTTCGCTACCCCAGACCAGGCGCTGCTCGCCTTTCTGTCGGGTTCCATCGATGCGCTGGTGCTCGACCGCTTCGATGCCCTGAAGATGTACAACCGCGTGGGTGCCAGCAAGCTCCAGGTCAGCCCGCTGCTGTGGAACCAGTACCTGCAGGTGACGATTCCCGGCACCGCGCGCCGCGACAGCGCTCTGCAGGCAGCCATCAACCAGGCCTTCACCAAGCTGCAGGAGAACGGCACCTACGCCAAACTCAGCAAGAAGCACTTCGCTCAGGACGTGCGCTGCGCGGGCTGGCGCTGA
- the queF gene encoding preQ(1) synthase produces MKTTAEKPAQQGFDRRYDVQGLDAIDVAVLDTFAYVREDDLAAYPGEPMEIEITTDEFSPVCPWSGLPDFGQLHIRYLPRDRCVELKSLKYYLTSYRFVGIYHEHATRRLLADLVKLLDPLKMEVRCDYGMRGGLNTVCTVRYAAPAPDAVQEG; encoded by the coding sequence ATGAAGACGACCGCTGAGAAGCCCGCACAGCAGGGCTTTGACCGCCGCTACGACGTTCAGGGCCTGGACGCCATCGACGTCGCCGTGCTCGACACCTTCGCGTATGTGCGCGAAGATGACCTCGCCGCCTACCCCGGTGAGCCGATGGAGATCGAGATCACCACGGACGAGTTCAGCCCGGTGTGCCCCTGGAGCGGCCTGCCGGACTTCGGGCAACTGCATATCCGCTACCTGCCGCGCGACCGTTGCGTGGAACTCAAGAGCCTGAAGTACTACCTGACGAGCTACCGCTTCGTGGGCATCTACCACGAGCACGCCACCCGCCGCCTGCTCGCGGACCTGGTGAAGTTGCTCGATCCACTGAAGATGGAGGTTCGCTGCGACTACGGCATGCGGGGCGGACTGAACACCGTCTGCACCGTGCGTTACGCCGCGCCCGCTCCGGACGCTGTGCAGGAGGGCTGA
- a CDS encoding PHP-associated domain-containing protein: MFREGVQVMRMDLHTHTEVSHDCHTRLRDIPAWMLRTNTRVIAVTDHDQHRGGPELTRIVADLGLSDRLSIIPGEEITTREGELIGLFLQERIAPDLSPEETVVQIKAQGGLVMLQHGFDPLKRYRLKPEATRRIAEQIDIVETFNSRLSRQRWNRVAATWAAERHLPTCAGSDAHTMRDIGEAWVETPFRLIRTPADLLAALHEGTVQGRWTHPLHAYGLKQWRNLNGRFRREG; this comes from the coding sequence ATGTTCCGGGAAGGCGTGCAGGTTATGCGGATGGACCTGCACACCCACACCGAAGTCAGCCACGACTGTCACACCCGCCTCCGAGACATTCCCGCCTGGATGCTGCGGACGAACACCCGGGTGATCGCCGTGACCGACCACGACCAGCATCGTGGCGGGCCCGAACTCACCCGCATCGTGGCGGACCTGGGGCTCAGTGACCGCCTGAGCATCATTCCCGGCGAGGAAATCACCACCCGCGAGGGCGAGCTGATCGGCCTCTTTCTGCAAGAGCGCATCGCCCCCGACCTCTCGCCTGAGGAAACTGTGGTCCAGATCAAGGCCCAGGGCGGCCTGGTCATGCTGCAGCACGGCTTCGATCCCCTCAAACGCTACCGGCTGAAGCCGGAGGCCACCCGCCGCATCGCCGAGCAGATCGACATTGTTGAGACCTTCAATTCCCGCCTCTCGCGTCAGCGCTGGAACCGGGTGGCCGCCACCTGGGCCGCAGAGCGTCACCTCCCCACCTGCGCGGGCAGCGACGCGCATACGATGCGCGACATCGGGGAGGCGTGGGTGGAAACGCCCTTTCGCCTGATCCGCACGCCAGCGGACCTCCTCGCGGCCCTGCACGAGGGCACCGTACAGGGCCGCTGGACCCACCCCCTGCACGCCTACGGCCTAAAGCAGTGGCGAAACCTCAATGGACGGTTTCGGCGGGAAGGTTAG
- the purC gene encoding phosphoribosylaminoimidazolesuccinocarboxamide synthase, with translation MKLEQRYEGKAKKVYATENPAEYIVEYKDDATAFNGVKKAQIGGKGEINNAITAHLFPLLERAGVPTHFIEKLSEREQRVRAVTIIPVEVIVRNVAAGSFCKRLGIEEGTALSRPVVEYCYKSDALGDPLINTDTAIALGWATNEELSRIRELSLKVRDFLVPFFAARSTRLIDFKLEFGKTLDGTVILADEISPDTCRFWDAETNEKLDKDRFRRDLGGVEDAYAEMLRRVTTPAQG, from the coding sequence ATGAAGCTTGAACAACGTTACGAAGGCAAGGCCAAGAAGGTCTACGCCACCGAAAACCCCGCCGAATACATCGTGGAATACAAAGACGACGCCACCGCCTTCAACGGCGTAAAAAAGGCCCAGATCGGCGGGAAGGGCGAGATCAACAATGCGATTACGGCGCACCTCTTTCCCCTGCTGGAGAGGGCCGGAGTTCCTACGCACTTCATCGAGAAGCTGTCGGAGCGCGAGCAGCGCGTGCGGGCCGTGACCATCATTCCCGTCGAAGTGATCGTGCGGAACGTGGCGGCCGGGAGCTTTTGCAAGCGTCTGGGGATCGAGGAGGGCACCGCCCTGTCCCGCCCTGTCGTCGAATACTGCTACAAGAGCGACGCGCTGGGTGATCCCCTGATCAACACCGACACGGCCATCGCCCTGGGCTGGGCCACCAACGAAGAGCTGAGCCGCATCCGCGAACTGAGCCTCAAAGTCCGCGATTTCCTGGTGCCCTTTTTCGCTGCGCGGAGCACGCGCCTGATCGACTTCAAGCTGGAATTTGGCAAAACCCTTGACGGGACCGTAATTCTGGCCGACGAAATCAGCCCCGACACCTGCCGCTTCTGGGACGCCGAGACGAACGAGAAGCTGGACAAAGACCGCTTCCGCCGCGACCTGGGGGGCGTTGAGGACGCCTACGCGGAGATGCTGCGGCGCGTGACCACGCCGGCACAGGGCTGA
- a CDS encoding diacylglycerol/lipid kinase family protein, whose amino-acid sequence MTLDLQAAYAQEAPSAENAAPRNATLIFNGRAGGSERFSPDMLVEGLHALGYHPVYRATDDEADIEAALQDVSGAVFVAGGDGTIRATALHLAGRSGVCLGLIPMGTANNIARTLGITGDPLEVIAAYAGGKTAPLDLGRVTAPWGEDLFLEACGCGAFADVLAEYDPEEGKSPLRAAGALVSTLRDLAPPALALTIDGQAQPLRHHAVLEVMNTHATGPRLRLAPNASPCDGQLNLVRVDAEERDGILAYLSALARGEFDALPSVQNDTVTRAGIPYVGQAFHVDGEVRPPQPGVSGKVQIEVWAGALRVLLPAQGQQEG is encoded by the coding sequence ATGACCCTCGACTTGCAGGCGGCCTACGCGCAGGAAGCACCGTCCGCGGAGAACGCGGCGCCCAGAAACGCCACACTGATCTTTAACGGCCGGGCGGGCGGCAGCGAGCGCTTTAGCCCCGACATGCTGGTCGAGGGGCTGCACGCCCTGGGCTACCACCCGGTCTACCGCGCCACTGACGACGAAGCGGACATCGAAGCCGCGCTGCAAGACGTGTCCGGCGCCGTCTTCGTGGCGGGCGGCGACGGAACGATCCGGGCAACGGCCCTGCATCTCGCCGGGCGCAGCGGGGTGTGCCTGGGCCTGATCCCGATGGGCACGGCCAACAACATCGCGCGGACCCTCGGAATTACCGGTGATCCGCTGGAGGTGATAGCGGCCTACGCCGGGGGGAAGACAGCGCCCCTCGACCTGGGCCGCGTCACAGCGCCCTGGGGCGAGGACCTCTTTCTGGAGGCCTGCGGCTGCGGCGCGTTCGCGGACGTGCTGGCCGAGTACGACCCGGAAGAAGGCAAGAGCCCGCTGCGGGCAGCGGGCGCACTGGTGTCCACCCTGCGGGACCTGGCCCCCCCCGCCCTCGCCCTCACGATTGATGGCCAGGCGCAGCCCCTGCGCCACCACGCCGTGCTGGAGGTGATGAACACCCACGCGACCGGCCCCCGACTGCGCCTCGCGCCGAACGCCAGCCCCTGCGACGGCCAGCTGAACCTGGTCCGGGTAGATGCGGAAGAACGCGACGGAATCCTCGCGTACCTCTCGGCCCTCGCGCGGGGCGAGTTTGACGCCCTGCCCAGCGTGCAAAACGATACCGTGACCCGCGCAGGCATTCCCTACGTGGGGCAGGCGTTCCACGTGGACGGCGAGGTCCGGCCGCCCCAACCCGGCGTTTCCGGCAAGGTACAGATTGAAGTCTGGGCTGGTGCCCTGCGCGTGCTGCTTCCCGCCCAGGGCCAGCAGGAGGGCTGA
- a CDS encoding spore photoproduct lyase family protein, giving the protein MSPPLLDIRHIYLEPGVEAYARGQEILARFPDAQRTEVRSHQNIPGLHGNAGLVKEWVRIKRQVLVLGVRKTFALRENGRSADWIAPGLANGCALACAYCYVPRHKGFANPITTFVNTGDALRALRRHAEKLGPKPEPNQVDPERWVYDIGENSDLSVDALLSGNVRDLVALYRELPNAKASFATKYVNRDLLGYDPAGKTRVRFSLMPQRVARVLDVRTSPMRERIAAIGDFVEAGYEVHLNFSPVVIYEGWTADYTELLREVRDAVPERARRQLAAEVIFLTHNEALHEVNLGWHPRAERLLWRPEWQEAKRSQYGGQNLRYRYGFKGKAVARFTELLARELPECPVRYAF; this is encoded by the coding sequence ATGTCCCCGCCTCTGCTCGACATCCGGCACATCTACCTCGAACCCGGGGTGGAGGCGTATGCACGCGGGCAGGAAATTCTGGCGCGCTTTCCAGATGCCCAGCGCACCGAGGTGCGCTCACACCAGAACATCCCCGGGCTGCACGGCAACGCGGGACTGGTCAAGGAGTGGGTACGGATCAAGCGGCAGGTGCTGGTGCTGGGCGTGCGCAAGACCTTCGCCCTGCGTGAGAACGGACGCAGCGCAGACTGGATCGCCCCAGGGCTCGCCAACGGCTGCGCGCTGGCCTGCGCGTACTGCTACGTGCCACGGCACAAGGGCTTCGCCAATCCGATCACCACCTTCGTGAATACCGGGGACGCGCTGCGGGCCCTGCGTCGCCACGCCGAAAAGCTGGGCCCCAAGCCCGAACCCAACCAAGTGGATCCGGAACGGTGGGTGTACGACATCGGGGAGAACAGCGACCTCAGCGTGGACGCACTGCTTTCGGGCAATGTGCGCGACCTGGTGGCCCTCTACCGCGAGTTGCCGAACGCCAAGGCGTCTTTCGCCACCAAGTACGTCAACCGCGACCTGCTGGGCTACGACCCGGCGGGCAAAACGCGCGTTCGCTTCTCGCTGATGCCGCAGCGGGTGGCGCGGGTCCTGGACGTACGGACCTCGCCCATGCGGGAGCGCATCGCCGCCATCGGGGACTTTGTGGAGGCGGGGTACGAGGTTCACCTCAATTTCTCGCCCGTGGTGATCTACGAGGGCTGGACGGCGGACTACACGGAACTGCTGCGCGAGGTCCGCGACGCCGTGCCCGAACGCGCCCGCCGCCAGCTGGCCGCCGAGGTGATCTTTCTGACCCACAACGAGGCCCTGCACGAGGTCAATCTGGGCTGGCACCCACGCGCTGAGCGTCTGCTGTGGCGGCCCGAGTGGCAGGAAGCCAAGCGTTCGCAGTACGGCGGCCAGAATCTGCGCTACCGTTACGGTTTCAAGGGCAAGGCGGTGGCCCGCTTCACGGAACTCCTCGCCCGCGAGTTACCGGAATGCCCGGTGCGCTATGCGTTCTGA
- the rfbD gene encoding dTDP-4-dehydrorhamnose reductase, with the protein MSRPEQSRAASDRLELWAGVEPTVSRVGDETMDQLVLGGFHERLDDLDRLASLGITALRFPLLWERTAPDGLEQAQWSWAETRLKRLEELGVEPILGLVHHGSGPFSTHLLDPGFPAGVAAYARAVAERYPHLTAYTPINEPLTTARFSALYGHWYPHARDERSFWKALMHQLQATVLAMREIRAVNPAARLIQTEDLGRVSATPELQHQADFENERRWLTYDLLLGRVDHTHPVWSYLLWAGATEEEVGWFAENPCPPDLLGLNVYVTSERFLDGHVHRYPPHTHGGNGRQRYADVEAVRARGDFIGGAETRLREAHARYGLPMAITEVHLGCTREEQLRWLLETWRGAERVRKEGADVRAITTWAAFGAYEWNSLLTRRQGHYESGLWDVRAPQAQIHPGQPVTPRPTALATLARELATGQTPSHPVLAGPGWWRRSERLLFTPYGPVQAETPVGRPLLITGKTGTLGMAMAHACELRGLPYRLLSRQELDITDPGAVARALEQHDPWAVVNTAGYVRVDEAEDDPRNGHENMDGPRLLAQACAETGVRLVTFSSDLVFDGTLGRPYVESDAPHPLNAYGRSKLAAEREVLSRMPEALVIRTSAFFGPWDPHNFAAFVRRELLADRRVRVAADQVVSPTYVPDLTRGVLELLIDGESGVWHLANDGAVSWADFARQVAQVLDLDPGLVEAVPGAELGQRAARPAYSVLSSERGALMPTFVSALLHWSHHAHVPDEEELAAD; encoded by the coding sequence ATGAGCAGACCGGAACAGAGTAGGGCCGCATCAGACCGACTGGAACTGTGGGCGGGGGTGGAGCCCACCGTCAGCCGGGTGGGCGACGAGACGATGGACCAGCTGGTGCTGGGCGGCTTTCACGAACGTCTGGACGATCTGGACCGCCTGGCATCCCTGGGGATCACCGCCCTGCGGTTTCCCCTGCTGTGGGAACGCACCGCCCCGGACGGCCTGGAGCAGGCCCAATGGTCCTGGGCGGAGACGCGTCTCAAGCGGCTGGAAGAGCTCGGCGTCGAGCCGATCCTGGGCCTCGTTCACCACGGCAGCGGGCCCTTCTCCACGCACCTGCTGGACCCCGGCTTTCCGGCAGGCGTGGCAGCCTACGCCCGCGCCGTGGCCGAGCGCTACCCTCACCTCACGGCCTACACCCCGATCAACGAACCGCTCACCACCGCCCGCTTTTCCGCGCTGTACGGCCACTGGTATCCGCACGCCCGTGACGAGCGCAGCTTCTGGAAGGCACTGATGCACCAGCTGCAGGCCACGGTTCTCGCCATGCGTGAGATTCGCGCGGTGAACCCAGCTGCCCGCCTCATCCAGACCGAGGACCTGGGGCGCGTATCGGCCACGCCGGAGTTGCAGCACCAGGCCGACTTTGAGAACGAGCGCCGCTGGCTGACCTACGACCTGCTGCTGGGACGGGTGGACCACACCCACCCGGTCTGGAGTTACCTGCTGTGGGCCGGGGCCACGGAAGAAGAGGTGGGGTGGTTCGCCGAGAATCCCTGTCCCCCGGACCTCTTGGGCCTGAACGTGTACGTGACGAGCGAGCGCTTTCTGGACGGGCACGTCCACCGCTACCCGCCCCACACCCATGGGGGCAACGGACGCCAGCGCTACGCCGACGTAGAGGCGGTGCGGGCGCGCGGCGACTTTATCGGCGGGGCCGAAACGCGGCTGCGTGAGGCCCACGCCCGCTACGGCCTGCCCATGGCCATCACGGAAGTCCACCTGGGCTGCACCCGCGAGGAGCAGCTGCGCTGGCTGCTGGAAACCTGGCGCGGAGCCGAGCGGGTGCGGAAAGAAGGCGCAGACGTGCGCGCCATTACCACCTGGGCGGCCTTCGGGGCCTACGAGTGGAACAGCCTACTGACCCGCCGCCAGGGTCACTACGAGAGCGGCCTGTGGGACGTGCGGGCCCCCCAGGCGCAGATCCACCCTGGGCAGCCCGTCACACCGCGGCCCACCGCGCTGGCGACGCTGGCGCGCGAACTGGCGACCGGGCAGACGCCCTCACACCCTGTCCTGGCCGGGCCTGGCTGGTGGCGGCGCTCGGAGCGGCTGCTGTTCACGCCCTACGGCCCAGTGCAGGCCGAGACGCCAGTTGGCAGACCGCTGCTGATCACCGGCAAGACCGGCACGCTGGGCATGGCGATGGCCCACGCCTGCGAGTTGCGTGGCCTGCCCTACCGCCTGCTGTCGCGGCAGGAACTCGATATCACCGATCCGGGGGCGGTGGCCCGGGCGCTGGAGCAGCATGACCCCTGGGCCGTCGTGAACACCGCCGGGTACGTGCGGGTGGACGAGGCCGAGGACGATCCCCGCAACGGGCACGAGAACATGGACGGACCGCGACTGTTGGCGCAAGCCTGCGCGGAAACGGGTGTCCGGCTGGTGACCTTTTCGTCGGACCTGGTATTTGACGGCACGCTGGGCCGCCCCTACGTGGAGTCCGACGCACCTCACCCGCTGAACGCCTACGGCCGCAGCAAACTCGCCGCCGAGCGCGAGGTGCTCTCGCGGATGCCGGAGGCCCTGGTGATCCGCACGAGCGCCTTTTTCGGTCCCTGGGATCCGCACAATTTCGCCGCCTTCGTCCGCCGTGAACTGCTGGCGGACCGCCGGGTGCGCGTGGCGGCCGATCAGGTGGTATCGCCCACCTATGTGCCGGACCTGACCCGGGGAGTGCTGGAACTGCTGATCGACGGCGAATCGGGGGTGTGGCACCTCGCCAACGACGGAGCTGTGAGCTGGGCCGACTTCGCCCGGCAGGTGGCGCAGGTGCTGGACCTCGATCCGGGGCTGGTGGAGGCTGTACCCGGCGCGGAACTCGGGCAGCGGGCCGCCCGTCCTGCCTACAGCGTGCTGAGCAGCGAGCGCGGCGCGCTGATGCCCACCTTCGTCAGCGCCCTGCTGCACTGGAGTCACCACGCACACGTCCCGGACGAGGAGGAACTGGCCGCCGACTGA
- a CDS encoding VUT family protein, producing MQASSQTALNRSGGVQAAVLTAAYLAAIVSANLVIAAFGPGLAPLVAFLFIGLNLAARDRLHDLWGAAVGRNMLALIAAGGVLSYLLNAGAARVALASVAAFALSETADALLYHARRHRPYLERSNTSNVLGAAVDSVIFPVLAFGGFPLAIIALQFVAKTAGGLVWSLALHALRRRSA from the coding sequence ATGCAGGCCTCTTCGCAGACGGCCCTGAACCGCTCCGGCGGCGTTCAGGCGGCGGTCCTGACCGCCGCCTACCTGGCTGCCATCGTGAGTGCGAACCTCGTCATCGCCGCGTTCGGGCCCGGCCTCGCGCCGCTCGTCGCCTTCCTGTTCATCGGGCTGAACCTCGCCGCACGTGACCGCCTGCACGACCTGTGGGGCGCGGCGGTGGGGCGCAACATGCTGGCCCTGATCGCCGCCGGTGGGGTCCTCTCGTACCTGTTGAACGCGGGGGCCGCGCGGGTGGCCCTGGCGAGCGTGGCGGCGTTTGCCCTCAGCGAGACGGCCGACGCGCTGCTGTACCACGCCCGCCGCCACCGGCCCTATTTGGAGCGCAGCAACACCTCCAACGTGCTGGGCGCGGCCGTCGACAGCGTGATCTTTCCCGTACTGGCCTTCGGCGGCTTTCCCCTGGCGATCATCGCGCTGCAGTTCGTCGCCAAGACGGCGGGCGGCCTGGTTTGGAGCCTCGCGCTGCACGCGCTGCGCCGCCGCTCGGCCTGA